A single region of the Pontimicrobium sp. SW4 genome encodes:
- the topA gene encoding type I DNA topoisomerase: MAKNLVIVESPAKAKTIEKFLGKDFKVESSYGHISDLPSKELGVDVEGDFKPKYKVSSDKKAVVKKLKDLAKKADMVWLASDEDREGEAIAWHLAENLGLDKEKIKRIVFHEITKAAIQKAIENPRSIDYNLVDAQQARRVLDRIVGYELSPVLWRKVKGGLSAGRVQSVSVRLIVERERDIQAFTPEASYRIDAEFSNEEGQTFKAKLPKNFSTKAEAQKFLEANANADFKVADLEKKPAKKSPAAPFTTSTLQQEASRKLGFSVSRTMNNAQRLYEAGLITYMRTDSVNLSDEARKGAQAEIENAFGEKYSKPRNYKGKTKGAQEAHEAIRPTDFSLHTANVERDQARLYDLIWKRAIASQMSEAQLERTNVKVSASTHSSLFSANGEMIKFDGFLKVYLESTDDEDVEQEGMLPTLKVNEILLNNYISATERYTRPPARYTEASLVKQLEELGIGRPSTYAPTISTIQNRKYVEKGSVEGEPRNYVQLILENNKVSEKQLIEKVGSDKGKLVPTDIGMIVTDFLVTHFESILDYNFTAKVENQFDDIADGKEDWTEMMKDFYKEFHPIVEDVAANAERESGERVLGTDPETGRQVSVRLGKFGPMVQIGTVDDEDKPLFASLSPEQQLNTISYEEAMDLFQLPKALGNYKNEEIEVNNGRFGPYVKFGKKYVSLPKGVDPLSVELDDAIELIKEKEKADAPIYMYQDLPVQKGKGRFGPFIKWNNMFINVNKKYDWDDLSDTDIVELIEDKIQKEKDKLIHHWEAEGIRVEKARWGRHNVIQGKLKIELPKTVDVSKFTLEEVQDIIEKNVPKKKTRKKATTKKK, encoded by the coding sequence ATGGCGAAGAATTTAGTGATTGTAGAGTCACCTGCTAAGGCAAAAACTATTGAAAAATTTCTAGGTAAAGATTTTAAAGTAGAGTCCAGTTATGGACATATTTCAGATTTACCATCAAAGGAATTAGGTGTAGATGTTGAAGGTGATTTTAAGCCTAAATATAAAGTTTCAAGCGATAAAAAAGCGGTAGTAAAAAAATTAAAAGACTTAGCTAAAAAAGCTGATATGGTTTGGTTAGCAAGTGATGAGGATCGTGAAGGAGAGGCTATTGCTTGGCATCTTGCAGAAAATTTAGGATTAGACAAAGAAAAGATAAAGCGTATTGTTTTTCATGAGATTACTAAAGCTGCTATTCAAAAAGCAATTGAAAATCCAAGAAGTATAGACTATAATTTAGTTGATGCACAACAAGCACGTCGTGTATTGGATAGAATTGTTGGTTACGAATTATCACCAGTACTTTGGAGAAAAGTAAAAGGAGGTCTGTCTGCAGGACGTGTGCAATCAGTTTCTGTTAGATTGATTGTAGAGCGTGAAAGAGATATTCAAGCGTTTACCCCTGAAGCATCTTATAGGATAGATGCTGAATTTTCCAACGAAGAAGGTCAGACATTTAAAGCGAAGCTTCCAAAAAACTTTTCTACTAAAGCAGAAGCTCAAAAATTCTTAGAAGCAAATGCAAATGCTGATTTTAAAGTTGCTGATTTAGAGAAAAAACCAGCAAAAAAATCACCAGCAGCACCTTTTACAACATCAACATTACAACAAGAAGCTTCTAGAAAATTAGGTTTTTCAGTAAGCAGAACGATGAATAATGCACAACGTTTATATGAAGCTGGTTTGATTACGTATATGAGAACAGATAGTGTAAATTTATCTGACGAGGCTAGAAAAGGAGCACAAGCTGAAATTGAAAATGCATTTGGAGAAAAATATAGTAAACCAAGAAATTATAAAGGAAAAACAAAAGGGGCTCAAGAGGCGCATGAGGCTATTCGTCCTACCGATTTTTCACTACACACAGCTAATGTAGAAAGAGATCAAGCACGTTTATACGATTTAATTTGGAAACGAGCTATTGCATCTCAAATGAGCGAAGCGCAATTAGAAAGAACCAATGTAAAAGTTTCAGCCTCTACACACAGTAGTTTGTTTTCTGCAAATGGTGAAATGATAAAGTTTGATGGTTTTTTAAAAGTTTATTTAGAGAGTACTGATGATGAAGATGTTGAACAAGAAGGGATGCTACCAACGTTAAAAGTGAATGAAATTCTTTTAAACAATTATATTTCGGCAACAGAACGTTATACAAGACCTCCAGCAAGATATACCGAAGCTTCTTTAGTAAAACAATTAGAAGAGCTTGGTATTGGTCGACCATCTACATATGCACCAACTATTTCAACGATTCAAAATAGAAAATATGTTGAAAAGGGAAGTGTTGAAGGTGAACCACGAAACTATGTGCAACTTATTTTAGAAAACAATAAAGTTTCAGAAAAACAATTGATCGAAAAAGTAGGTTCAGATAAAGGGAAACTTGTTCCAACAGATATTGGAATGATTGTTACCGATTTTCTAGTAACCCATTTCGAATCTATTTTAGATTATAATTTTACTGCAAAAGTTGAAAATCAATTTGATGACATTGCAGATGGCAAAGAAGATTGGACAGAAATGATGAAAGATTTCTATAAAGAGTTTCATCCAATAGTAGAAGATGTTGCTGCCAATGCCGAAAGAGAATCTGGAGAGCGTGTTTTAGGAACAGATCCTGAGACTGGACGTCAAGTAAGTGTGCGTTTAGGAAAATTTGGACCTATGGTTCAAATAGGAACTGTTGATGATGAGGATAAACCATTATTTGCTAGTTTGTCACCAGAACAGCAATTAAATACTATTAGTTATGAGGAAGCCATGGATTTATTTCAACTTCCCAAAGCATTAGGTAATTATAAAAATGAAGAAATAGAAGTTAATAATGGACGTTTTGGGCCTTATGTAAAGTTTGGTAAAAAGTATGTGTCGTTACCAAAAGGTGTAGACCCTTTGTCTGTGGAGTTAGATGATGCTATAGAACTTATAAAAGAAAAAGAAAAGGCAGATGCACCTATATATATGTATCAAGATTTACCAGTTCAAAAAGGTAAAGGACGTTTTGGACCATTTATTAAGTGGAACAATATGTTTATTAATGTTAATAAAAAGTACGATTGGGACGATTTATCTGACACAGATATTGTTGAGTTGATTGAAGATAAAATTCAAAAAGAAAAAGATAAACTAATTCATCATTGGGAAGCCGAAGGTATACGTGTTGAAAAAGCACGCTGGGGAAGACATAATGTAATACAAGGAAAACTCAAAATAGAATTGCCTAAAACGGTAGATGTTTCTAAATTTACACTTGAAGAGGTGCAAGATATTATCGAAAAGAATGTACCAAAGAAAAAAACAAGAAAAAAAGCAACCACCAAAAAGAAATAG
- the miaB gene encoding tRNA (N6-isopentenyl adenosine(37)-C2)-methylthiotransferase MiaB: MEKIIDEKKQGQSLILDQHQNNTRKLFIESYGCAMNFSDSEIVASILANNGFNTTQRLEEADLVLVNTCSIRDKAEQTIRKRLEKYNAVKRTHNPKMKVGVLGCMAERLKDKFLEEEKIVDLVVGPDAYKDLPNLLAEVDKGRDAINVILSKEETYGDISPVRLQSNGVTAFVSITRGCDNMCTFCVVPFTRGRERSRNPQSIIEEVNDLASKGFKEITLLGQNVDSYLWYGGGLKKDFDKASDIQKATAVNFANLLELCAEAQPKMRIRFSTSNPQDMTLDVVESMAKHKNICNYIHLPVQSGSNRILKEMNRQHTREEYIKLIDDIKKILPDCTVSHDLITGFPTETEKDHQDTLSLMEHIKYSFGYMFAYSERPGTMAARKLKDDIPESVKMKRLAEVVALQQKHSKYRTEQFLNKTVEVLIEKESKKSSKQWSGRTEHNLVAVFPKEHYKVGDFVNVKVNNCTTATLIGEAIGYSDNN, from the coding sequence ATGGAAAAGATTATAGACGAGAAAAAACAAGGACAATCCTTAATTTTAGACCAACATCAAAATAATACTAGAAAGCTTTTTATAGAGAGTTATGGCTGTGCTATGAATTTTAGCGACAGTGAAATTGTAGCGTCTATTTTAGCTAACAATGGCTTTAATACTACACAGAGGTTAGAAGAAGCCGATTTAGTTTTGGTTAATACATGTTCCATTAGAGATAAAGCCGAACAAACTATAAGAAAACGCTTAGAAAAATATAATGCTGTAAAACGTACTCACAATCCAAAAATGAAAGTTGGTGTTTTAGGTTGTATGGCTGAGCGTTTAAAAGACAAGTTCCTTGAAGAAGAAAAAATTGTAGATTTAGTTGTTGGGCCTGATGCTTATAAAGATTTGCCTAATTTACTTGCTGAAGTTGATAAAGGCAGAGATGCCATCAATGTTATTCTATCTAAAGAAGAAACCTATGGCGATATTTCGCCAGTAAGATTGCAAAGCAATGGTGTTACAGCATTTGTATCCATTACTCGTGGTTGTGACAATATGTGTACTTTCTGCGTTGTGCCTTTTACGAGAGGTAGAGAGCGCAGTAGAAATCCGCAAAGTATTATTGAAGAAGTGAATGATTTAGCATCTAAAGGTTTTAAAGAAATCACTTTACTAGGTCAAAATGTAGATAGTTATTTATGGTATGGTGGTGGATTAAAAAAGGACTTTGATAAAGCAAGTGATATTCAAAAAGCAACAGCTGTAAATTTTGCTAATCTATTGGAATTATGTGCAGAAGCGCAACCCAAAATGCGTATTCGGTTTTCAACGTCCAATCCTCAAGATATGACCTTAGATGTTGTTGAATCTATGGCAAAACACAAAAATATTTGCAACTATATTCATCTTCCAGTACAAAGCGGTAGTAACAGAATATTAAAAGAAATGAATCGCCAGCACACTCGTGAGGAGTACATCAAGTTGATTGATGATATAAAAAAAATATTGCCTGATTGTACAGTGTCTCATGATTTAATTACAGGTTTTCCAACAGAAACTGAGAAAGATCATCAAGATACTTTAAGCTTAATGGAACATATTAAGTATTCGTTTGGATACATGTTCGCATATTCTGAACGACCAGGTACAATGGCAGCACGAAAATTAAAAGATGATATTCCTGAGTCTGTTAAAATGAAACGGTTAGCTGAAGTTGTTGCATTACAACAAAAACACAGTAAGTATAGAACTGAGCAGTTTTTAAATAAAACTGTTGAAGTTTTGATTGAAAAAGAATCTAAAAAATCTTCTAAACAATGGTCTGGAAGAACTGAACACAACTTAGTTGCTGTATTTCCAAAAGAGCATTATAAAGTTGGAGATTTTGTAAATGTTAAAGTGAATAATTGTACCACAGCAACACTTATAGGTGAAGCGATAGGTTATTCAGATAATAATTAA
- a CDS encoding sigma-54 dependent transcriptional regulator, with amino-acid sequence MESVQAIKQRFGIIGNDAALNRAIEKAIQVAPTDISVLVTGESGVGKESIPKIIHQLSHRKHGKYIAVNCGAIPEGTIDSELFGHEKGSFTGATQTRSGYFEVADGGTIFLDEVGELPLTTQVRLLRVLENGEFIKVGSSKVQKTNVRIVAATNMDMFDAIKKEKFREDLYYRLSTIDIHLPPLRDRKEDIHLLFRKFASDFALKYKMPTIKLSDDAITMLLKYRWSGNIRQLRNVAEQVSVLEHKREITGEILRHYLPNSGQNLPAVIGSTKKENDFSNEREILYKVLFDMKSDLNDLKKLTMELMQKGNTQDVQKDNQGLIQKIYGEEDDETIKEELEVLSLPNESAQPVEIVNTTQDKYHFAEEIEEEETLSLHDKELELIKKSLERHNGKRKLAAAELGISERTLYRKIKQFDL; translated from the coding sequence ATGGAATCAGTACAAGCTATAAAACAACGTTTTGGAATCATTGGTAACGATGCTGCTTTAAATCGTGCTATTGAAAAAGCAATACAAGTTGCACCAACTGATATTTCGGTATTAGTAACTGGGGAGTCTGGGGTTGGAAAAGAAAGTATTCCAAAAATTATTCACCAGCTTTCACATAGAAAACATGGAAAGTATATTGCGGTTAACTGTGGAGCCATTCCTGAAGGAACCATAGACAGTGAACTCTTTGGTCATGAAAAAGGCTCTTTTACAGGCGCTACACAAACACGCTCTGGTTACTTTGAAGTTGCAGATGGAGGCACCATTTTTTTAGATGAAGTTGGTGAATTGCCATTAACCACGCAAGTACGTTTATTACGTGTTTTAGAAAATGGTGAGTTTATAAAAGTAGGCTCAAGCAAAGTACAAAAAACAAATGTTCGTATTGTTGCTGCAACAAATATGGATATGTTTGATGCTATAAAAAAGGAAAAGTTTAGAGAAGACCTTTATTATAGATTAAGCACTATTGACATTCATCTTCCTCCTTTAAGAGACCGTAAAGAAGATATTCATTTATTGTTCAGAAAGTTTGCAAGTGATTTTGCTCTTAAATATAAAATGCCAACAATTAAATTAAGTGATGATGCTATCACTATGCTTTTAAAATATCGTTGGAGCGGTAACATAAGACAGCTACGTAATGTTGCCGAACAAGTGTCTGTCTTAGAACATAAACGAGAAATAACTGGTGAAATACTAAGACATTATTTACCTAATTCTGGACAAAACTTACCTGCCGTTATCGGCTCAACTAAAAAAGAAAATGACTTTAGTAATGAGCGGGAAATTCTTTACAAAGTGTTGTTCGATATGAAAAGCGACCTTAACGACTTAAAGAAGCTTACTATGGAGCTCATGCAAAAAGGTAATACGCAAGATGTTCAAAAAGACAATCAAGGACTAATCCAAAAAATTTATGGTGAAGAAGATGACGAAACAATTAAAGAGGAGTTAGAAGTACTGTCCTTACCTAATGAAAGTGCGCAACCTGTTGAAATAGTAAATACTACTCAAGATAAATACCATTTTGCTGAAGAAATTGAAGAAGAAGAAACTTTATCGCTGCATGATAAAGAGTTGGAATTAATAAAAAAATCTTTAGAACGTCACAACGGAAAGCGTAAATTAGCAGCAGCAGAACTTGGCATAAGTGAGCGTACATTATATAGAAAAATTAAGCAGTTTGATCTTTAA
- a CDS encoding LptE family protein, translating into MKYLKYSFLLVLLTTLQSCWKYSFTSVSISENTKTFQVNYFQNNAPLIEPGLERDFKIALEEIILNQTKLDLVKSNGDLVYEGEIVEYRISPTTATANNTAAQNRLTIAVKVHFYDKNDPEAEFDQRFSFYFDYEGSAQLVGSQKAIAIAEIFERITQDVVNASLSANW; encoded by the coding sequence ATGAAATATTTAAAATATTCATTTCTATTAGTTTTATTGACAACTCTACAAAGCTGTTGGAAATACTCCTTTACTTCGGTTTCAATTTCTGAAAACACGAAAACGTTTCAGGTCAATTATTTTCAAAACAACGCACCTTTAATAGAACCTGGTTTAGAGCGCGATTTTAAAATAGCACTAGAGGAAATTATTTTGAATCAGACGAAATTAGATTTAGTAAAATCTAATGGTGACCTCGTTTACGAAGGTGAAATAGTAGAGTATCGTATATCTCCTACTACAGCTACCGCAAATAACACTGCTGCACAAAACCGTTTAACCATTGCTGTTAAAGTTCATTTTTATGACAAAAACGATCCAGAAGCTGAGTTTGATCAACGTTTCTCATTTTATTTTGATTATGAAGGAAGCGCTCAATTAGTAGGTAGTCAAAAAGCTATAGCAATAGCTGAAATATTTGAACGCATAACTCAAGATGTTGTTAATGCATCATTATCTGCAAACTGGTAA
- the secG gene encoding preprotein translocase subunit SecG — translation MSTFSIFLILIVIVAFLLVVVVMVQNPKGGGLSSSFGGGGTQQLGGVKKTSDFLDKSTWALATLLIALILLSNVAIGGNGTTTESKALDQDATTSQPLPATTPTTTDTPTNEVSNDSAQ, via the coding sequence ATGAGCACGTTTTCAATATTTTTAATTCTTATCGTTATCGTAGCGTTCCTATTAGTAGTAGTAGTAATGGTACAAAACCCAAAAGGTGGAGGATTATCATCTTCATTTGGTGGAGGTGGTACTCAGCAATTAGGTGGTGTTAAAAAAACCTCAGACTTTTTAGATAAAAGTACTTGGGCTTTAGCTACTTTATTAATTGCACTAATTTTACTTTCTAATGTAGCAATTGGTGGTAATGGTACAACTACAGAGTCTAAAGCTTTAGATCAAGATGCAACAACATCTCAACCTCTTCCAGCAACGACTCCTACTACAACTGACACTCCTACTAACGAAGTAAGCAACGACTCAGCACAGTAA
- the groES gene encoding co-chaperone GroES: MALNIKPLADRVLIEPLEAETTTASGIIIPDNAKEKPQKGTVIAVGKGTKDEPMTVKKHDTVLYGKYAGTELKLDGKDYLIMRESDILAIV; encoded by the coding sequence ATGGCTTTAAACATTAAACCATTAGCAGATAGAGTTCTAATAGAACCATTAGAAGCTGAAACTACAACAGCTTCAGGAATTATTATTCCAGACAATGCAAAAGAAAAACCTCAAAAAGGAACAGTTATAGCTGTTGGCAAAGGCACTAAAGACGAGCCAATGACAGTGAAAAAACATGACACTGTACTTTATGGGAAATATGCTGGTACTGAGTTAAAACTAGACGGAAAAGACTATTTAATTATGCGAGAAAGCGACATTCTTGCAATTGTATAA
- the groL gene encoding chaperonin GroEL (60 kDa chaperone family; promotes refolding of misfolded polypeptides especially under stressful conditions; forms two stacked rings of heptamers to form a barrel-shaped 14mer; ends can be capped by GroES; misfolded proteins enter the barrel where they are refolded when GroES binds), giving the protein MAKDIKFDIEARDGLKRGVDALANAVKVTLGPKGRNVIISKSFGAPQVTKDGVTVAKEIELENELENMGAQMVKEVASKTNDLAGDGTTTATVLAQAIVKEGLKNVAAGANPMDLKRGIDKAVDAITKDLEKQAKKVGNSSEMIKQVAAISANNDDTIGDLIAKAFGKVGKEGVITVEEAKGMETYVDVVEGMQFDRGYLSPYFVTDADKMIADMENPYILLFDKKISNLQEILPILEPVAQSGRPLLIIAEDVDGQALATLVVNKLRGGLKIAAVKAPGFGDRRKAMLEDIAILTGGTVISEERGFSLENADLSMLGTAETVTVDKDNTTIVNGSGKASEIKARVNQIKAQIETTTSDYDKEKLQERLAKLAGGVAVLYVGAASEVEMKEKKDRVDDALHATRAAVEEGIVAGGGVALVRAKSLLEKITTENLDEVTGIQIVARAVEAPLRTIVENAGGEGSVVVAKVMEGKKDFGFDAKTETYVDMLKAGIIDPKKVTRIALENAASVAGMILTTECALIDIKEDTPAMPPMGGGMPGMM; this is encoded by the coding sequence ATGGCAAAAGATATAAAATTTGATATTGAAGCACGTGACGGTTTAAAACGTGGTGTTGACGCATTAGCAAATGCAGTAAAAGTAACTTTAGGACCAAAAGGTCGTAACGTAATTATTAGCAAAAGTTTTGGAGCACCTCAGGTTACTAAAGATGGTGTTACCGTTGCAAAAGAAATTGAACTTGAAAATGAGCTTGAAAACATGGGAGCTCAAATGGTGAAAGAAGTAGCTTCTAAAACTAATGATTTAGCAGGTGATGGAACAACAACTGCAACTGTTTTAGCACAAGCAATTGTAAAAGAAGGCTTAAAAAATGTTGCAGCTGGCGCAAACCCTATGGATTTAAAACGTGGTATTGACAAAGCTGTTGATGCCATTACTAAAGACTTAGAAAAACAAGCTAAAAAAGTAGGTAACTCTTCAGAAATGATTAAACAAGTAGCTGCTATTTCCGCTAATAATGATGATACTATTGGTGACTTAATAGCAAAAGCTTTTGGCAAAGTAGGAAAAGAAGGTGTCATTACCGTTGAGGAAGCAAAAGGAATGGAAACTTACGTTGATGTTGTAGAAGGTATGCAATTTGACAGAGGTTATTTATCTCCTTACTTTGTAACCGATGCCGATAAAATGATTGCAGATATGGAAAATCCATACATTTTATTATTTGATAAAAAAATATCTAACCTACAAGAAATTCTTCCAATACTAGAACCAGTAGCACAATCTGGTCGTCCATTATTGATTATAGCCGAAGATGTTGATGGTCAAGCCTTAGCTACTCTTGTAGTAAACAAATTAAGAGGCGGACTTAAAATTGCTGCCGTAAAAGCTCCAGGATTTGGAGACAGACGTAAAGCAATGTTAGAAGATATCGCCATTTTAACTGGTGGTACTGTAATTTCTGAAGAAAGAGGGTTTTCACTAGAAAATGCAGATTTAAGTATGCTTGGAACTGCCGAAACTGTAACTGTAGATAAAGACAATACAACTATAGTAAATGGCTCAGGAAAAGCTTCCGAAATAAAAGCTAGAGTTAATCAAATAAAAGCTCAAATAGAAACTACTACAAGTGATTACGACAAAGAAAAGCTACAAGAACGTTTAGCTAAATTAGCTGGAGGTGTTGCTGTACTTTATGTTGGTGCTGCAAGTGAAGTAGAAATGAAAGAGAAAAAAGATCGTGTAGATGATGCATTACATGCTACAAGAGCTGCCGTTGAAGAAGGTATTGTTGCTGGAGGTGGTGTTGCTTTAGTAAGAGCAAAATCATTATTAGAAAAGATTACAACTGAAAACCTTGATGAAGTTACTGGAATCCAAATTGTAGCGCGAGCTGTTGAAGCACCTTTACGTACCATTGTTGAAAATGCTGGTGGTGAAGGTAGTGTTGTTGTTGCTAAAGTAATGGAAGGCAAAAAAGATTTTGGTTTTGATGCAAAAACTGAAACTTATGTCGACATGCTTAAAGCAGGAATTATCGATCCTAAAAAAGTAACACGTATCGCTTTAGAGAATGCAGCTTCTGTTGCTGGAATGATTTTAACTACCGAGTGTGCTTTAATAGATATTAAAGAAGACACACCTGCAATGCCACCAATGGGAGGTGGAATGCCAGGAATGATGTAA
- a CDS encoding DUF3179 domain-containing protein has translation MKKIYSLLVISVITLSCNKTDDTSNQTNGISIEAEEEWLIARREIKDGGAGKDGIPSIDNPEFIDDAGLEDDELVVGIYFEGEARAYPHYILDWHEIVNDVIGNDPIALSYCPLTGTAFAWEREADNADGTFGVSGLLYNSNLLLYDRKTESLWSQLKLQCVNGDLVGERPTLFNVVETDWKTWKKLYPETLVLSEDTGFSRNYDVYPYGDYKTNDNYFLFLPAPHDRRLLNKKRVYAIIDEDKSKVYQFEDFMGGNAIIDTFNNKKYLIVGDEHILNSFELSQDNEGLVFEYELSDSGGFFKDDLGTVRNVFGGVLSGNLGDYLTPANSVVSYWFAIGAFYPDAEIYQP, from the coding sequence ATGAAAAAAATATACTCTTTATTAGTCATTTCGGTCATCACATTATCTTGTAATAAAACTGATGATACATCAAATCAAACAAATGGAATATCTATAGAGGCAGAGGAGGAATGGTTAATTGCTAGACGTGAAATTAAAGATGGTGGTGCAGGTAAAGATGGAATTCCATCTATAGATAATCCTGAATTTATAGATGATGCTGGACTTGAGGATGATGAATTAGTCGTAGGTATTTACTTTGAAGGTGAAGCAAGAGCTTATCCTCATTATATTTTAGATTGGCATGAAATAGTTAATGATGTAATTGGTAACGATCCAATTGCTTTGTCATATTGTCCATTAACTGGAACTGCTTTTGCATGGGAAAGAGAAGCAGATAATGCAGACGGAACTTTTGGAGTTTCGGGGCTTTTGTACAATTCCAATCTACTCTTATATGATAGAAAGACTGAAAGTTTATGGTCGCAATTAAAATTGCAATGTGTAAATGGTGATTTGGTTGGTGAAAGACCAACCTTATTTAATGTTGTTGAGACAGATTGGAAAACATGGAAAAAACTATACCCTGAAACATTGGTGCTAAGTGAAGATACTGGGTTTTCAAGAAATTATGACGTATATCCTTATGGAGACTATAAGACAAATGATAATTACTTCCTTTTTCTTCCAGCGCCTCATGACAGGAGGTTGCTAAATAAAAAAAGAGTATATGCTATTATTGATGAAGATAAATCTAAAGTGTATCAATTTGAAGATTTTATGGGAGGAAATGCGATAATAGATACATTTAATAATAAAAAATATCTTATAGTAGGAGATGAGCATATTTTAAACTCATTTGAATTAAGTCAAGATAATGAAGGACTTGTTTTTGAATATGAATTAAGTGATTCTGGAGGGTTCTTTAAAGATGATTTAGGTACAGTTAGGAATGTTTTTGGAGGTGTTCTATCAGGAAATCTTGGTGACTATTTGACTCCTGCTAACTCAGTTGTTAGTTATTGGTTTGCTATTGGAGCTTTTTATCCAGATGCAGAAATATATCAACCATAA
- a CDS encoding transporter, giving the protein MNSKPILICLLFSFYSYAQTCCSGGIPLSNNIGLPTLSKGSFQIGVHYDYNNLNTLNFEKEKLDDNSRLRITHSALLNINYSIFNNLSIEGLFTYVNQRRKIMQFGNENLDQTSGIGDAVLLTMYKFKPKKIQNLEFNIGVGAKIPLGSTTEKSTEGIVLNADLQPGSNTWDVIYLMSVGHSFNFRPSFQIGGRIIYRATGINNSYYGNTSYKFGDEFLSFLSFSDIFVAFKTLVSPSLSLKYRNVVKDELDEFPLDNTGGNFVSLIPNFTIDITPNITFSTKAELPIYSYVEGTQLTPTYRVTTGVLLRLEPKPRLFN; this is encoded by the coding sequence ATGAATTCAAAACCAATTCTAATCTGTTTATTATTTTCTTTTTACAGCTATGCTCAAACATGTTGTTCTGGTGGAATTCCGTTGTCCAATAATATTGGATTACCAACTTTAAGTAAAGGGAGCTTTCAAATTGGTGTACATTATGATTATAATAATCTCAATACGTTAAATTTCGAAAAAGAAAAACTTGATGATAATTCTAGGTTAAGAATTACCCACTCTGCATTACTAAATATAAATTATTCTATTTTTAATAATTTATCAATTGAAGGATTGTTTACCTATGTCAATCAACGAAGGAAAATAATGCAATTTGGAAATGAAAATTTAGATCAAACCTCAGGAATAGGTGATGCAGTATTACTGACGATGTATAAATTTAAACCTAAGAAAATTCAAAATTTAGAATTCAATATAGGTGTCGGTGCCAAAATTCCACTTGGATCTACAACCGAAAAAAGTACTGAAGGGATCGTTTTAAATGCTGATTTACAACCAGGAAGTAATACTTGGGATGTTATTTATTTAATGTCTGTGGGCCACAGTTTTAATTTCAGACCATCTTTTCAAATTGGAGGAAGAATTATTTATAGAGCAACAGGAATTAATAACTCTTATTATGGAAACACTAGTTATAAATTTGGAGATGAGTTTTTATCTTTTCTAAGTTTTTCAGATATATTCGTAGCTTTTAAAACATTAGTTTCACCCAGTTTGTCATTAAAATATAGAAATGTGGTTAAAGATGAATTGGATGAATTTCCCCTAGATAATACAGGAGGGAATTTTGTGTCATTAATTCCAAATTTTACTATAGATATAACACCAAATATTACGTTTTCAACAAAAGCTGAATTACCAATTTATAGTTATGTAGAAGGGACACAATTAACACCTACTTATAGAGTGACAACAGGTGTGTTATTAAGATTAGAGCCTAAGCCTAGGCTTTTTAACTAA
- a CDS encoding heavy metal-binding domain-containing protein has protein sequence MKKTLLILALMLSASTVLVSCKGEKKENNEEIEMTESHAADNADMAMNDVYQCPMDCEEGKTYDKEGNCPVCKMALKKVEGDNDEGDSEDHDDD, from the coding sequence ATGAAAAAAACACTATTAATTTTAGCATTAATGCTAAGTGCAAGTACAGTTTTAGTGTCTTGTAAAGGAGAAAAAAAAGAGAATAATGAAGAAATTGAAATGACTGAGAGTCACGCAGCTGATAATGCAGATATGGCTATGAACGATGTGTACCAATGTCCAATGGATTGTGAAGAAGGAAAAACTTATGATAAAGAAGGAAACTGTCCAGTTTGCAAAATGGCTTTAAAGAAAGTAGAAGGTGATAATGATGAAGGAGACTCCGAAGATCATGATGACGATTAA